From the Tissierellales bacterium genome, one window contains:
- a CDS encoding ABC transporter ATP-binding protein → MTKIEFKSISKSYGNKTAVDLLNLDIEGGQIFGFLGPNGAGKTTTLNMLTGRLSPSQGDVMINGTSIIEAPRQTKMKFGFVPDSPDQFLMLTGREFVNFMADLYDVDEKKRKSRLEEMSEMFSMKEVLDDKIKSYSHGMRQKMMIIGALIHNPSVWILDEPMTGLDPKASHNLKLKMRAHADEGNIVLFSTHVLEVAEKICDRVAVIDSGKILFTGDLNEMRENFGKDGSLEEIFLEMTDHEE, encoded by the coding sequence ATGACAAAAATAGAATTTAAATCGATATCAAAAAGCTACGGAAATAAGACAGCAGTCGACCTATTGAATTTAGATATAGAAGGTGGACAGATTTTTGGTTTTTTAGGTCCAAATGGAGCTGGCAAAACTACAACATTGAATATGCTTACAGGAAGATTATCTCCAAGTCAGGGCGATGTGATGATAAACGGAACGTCTATAATAGAAGCTCCTAGACAGACAAAAATGAAATTTGGATTTGTACCGGATAGTCCCGATCAATTTTTGATGCTGACGGGCAGAGAATTTGTAAATTTTATGGCAGATTTATACGATGTAGATGAAAAAAAGCGAAAATCTAGACTAGAAGAAATGTCAGAGATGTTTTCTATGAAAGAGGTACTAGATGATAAAATCAAATCTTATTCTCATGGTATGAGGCAGAAAATGATGATTATAGGCGCACTTATACATAATCCATCAGTATGGATATTAGATGAACCTATGACAGGACTTGATCCAAAAGCATCACATAATCTAAAGCTAAAGATGCGAGCACATGCAGATGAGGGAAACATAGTGTTATTTTCAACTCATGTACTAGAAGTAGCAGAGAAAATTTGCGATAGAGTGGCAGTAATTGATAGCGGCAAAATATTATTTACAGGTGATTTGAATGAAATGCGAGAGAATTTTGGAAAAGATGGAAGTTTAGAAGAAATATTCTTGGAGATGACAGATCATGAAGAATAG